The following is a genomic window from Malus sylvestris chromosome 12, drMalSylv7.2, whole genome shotgun sequence.
ACAGAAGATTGGTTTGCTATCGTAAATTGGGAGGGAAGATCCAAATGAGCATATCCATCTATTTGAatccaccatggtataccgaGGCATAGTAATGAAGAGCGATGTCTCATTTTCCCCTTCATTCTATATGTGGGAGCTCTCAATTAGTATTGTCGTCTTCAACCTGATATAATAAATTCTTTCACTAATCTTAAGAGACTTTTTGTGGTGCAACGCATCTTCTAGGCTGATTGCTTACACTCCGCCAAACATTTATACACCATTCTTCAGAAGTCAAACTAGTCATTGTGTGAATATGCCCGTAGCTTCAGCCACGAGCATTCTTTTTGAACTGTGGTAGATTATAAACAACACTCAGGGCCTTCAAAATAGGTGTCAACATACACTTTTTCCCTTCAGCATGtgttacaatgtgcctcgacaacTCGTCATTATTCTCACCCACTTGGTTATGAAGCAACTCACCTtcgtatcaccaaccaggtgataattTTTTCCTTTGGCTACTTACCACCCTTTCCACCAACTAGGTAATGAAGGAACTTACCTTTGTCCACTaactaaatgatgaaaagtACAACCAGTGCTCCACTCTTTTCAGTAACCAAGTAATGAAGGAACTCACTTTATATCACCATGCAGTATGAAGCGTTATTAACATCTCTTTCAACTGTACCAGAAGGTCAAACATTGTAGTACATACAAGGAGACCGAAGACTCTCATCAACTATAAAAGGAGACCGTTCTCGTACAATTAATTCCTAATATCATTATTGCGCTTAAACTCGTCATTAGGActcactaatgatgattatgcttaaACTTAGGTCTTGTGTAAAatcttcactattaatgagGACTCCTCTACCCTCGTGGACGTAACCCAATTTaaggtgaaccacatacatcttgtgttgcTTTCCTACCTCTATCTCTTTAATTATGATCCTCAACAGGTAACCGGAGCAACCTcgcgaaggttacaaacttgacactttacgttgttccaatgtctcactgattttgtgcatcaacatttgtaAATAATTTGCTACAAGCAATTGAGCCCGTGCGATTTGTTTTAAAACTGTGTTAAATAGGTGGAATATATTAAAATCTATTAGCATCCTTCTGTTcaacaaagaataaaaaaattgacGTTTGTAATATATAGCATAAGTTTTGAAACTTTTTAATTCTTCTAAGTAAATTTGACAAATACGTACAGTCCAATCTTCGACCAATTCAAGCGtatgctttttcttttcttcaatcAAATTTGTCATGTCACCCAAGGTCGTATGCAAAGTTAGCTAATTGAAAACATTTGCGTTAAGTTGTGCAGAAAGTTAAGTACgctttaattgaaaaaaaaatcactaataCAATTAggcaagaaggagaaggagataaTCTTGAGGAGCTAGAAATATTTTGACTTCAACAAGAAGATATTGACAAGGTTTTACATACGTACCCGTAAGCTCCAAGTTGTGGTATAAactccgaaaaaaaaaaatggtcccGAATAACAGTATAGAAATGTTTTAGTCCatcttaaacttttttttttgtgacctTGCTTATTATTGTACTTATTAACAATTACTACTATGTCGAGGCGAGTTTCTTTACAACAGGaccaagaaaaataataactaaTTACAATGTGGTATTTATTCCTGAACCCCAACTGGGACCGAAACTGTTTATGACTATAAATAAGTTATTCCTTTATATAGAGATGTTTTACTGTAGCATTCACATGTCTTATTATTGAATTATTGAATCTCAAAGAATACTTACATTATTGAAAGGAAATACAAATGCAAAAGGAATTGaaatacaaatacataaaaaggaaaattatccACTTAAATGTTTATAATCAACaataaatttcttttaatttcttcaattcttcttaagcaaatttttgaaccaatgTGCTGAGAGTTTTGGGTGTCTTTTCAGCCCATCATTATAATCCACGTAGTTTAAACCAAATCGGACGGTGTATCCAGAATTCCATTCAAAGTCGTCCAACAATGTCCATGGAAAGTATCCCTTCACTTTCGCACCATTTCTGCACACACATACACCAATGTTCAAATGGATTAGGTCAATATAATGATTAAATAACAATAACTTAAGAAGGCTAGGCAGTATATAaccttaattaatttgttaataaCTACTTACTTGATCGCCGCTTGAAGGTAACATAGGTGACGGTAGTGGTAGTCAATTCTACCGGTATCAAGAAGAGCCTCTTCAATTGATAGTTCTGGATTATTCAACTCTGATACACCTACGTACATATTATtgcacaaaaaattaaatttagttttttcctctaaaaatataaaaaaaacatgcaGTTCCAGTTTACGCCATTATAAATATGTGAAACTTTTGCAATTAATCAAGGCTTAAAAGTACGTATTACATACCATTCTCAGTAATATAAATGAGTGGATCATTATATTTTTCCTTTGTGTAGAGCACAAGATCGTGAATTCCTTTTGGATATACATATAACCAATCTAAAGCAGTCTGCAACACCATTTCAAGATAATACGTAAATGTTGGGGAAAAAAGCTAATCCTCCAAATGCAAATAGCTCAAAATGATAAATTTGATGTATACCTGTGGACCAATAAGTACTCCATTAAGCTCAGCTGCCACAATATTTACAAACATTAGAATACAATTGGTGTAAATATTAGAATATAATTAATGTAATTAAGAGGTTAAACTAGGTCAAGAAGAACAAAGAACTGAAGCTATTCAAAGTAAGTTTCCTTTGGCACTCACTTGTAAGATCAGCTTGAGGATCTGTTACGAAGCTTGCCTGTAGTGAATTGTTCTTAGGTGTACTAGTTGCGTATCTAGCAGTATAATAATTTATtccaagaaaatcaaatgatcCGTTTAGCAACTTGGATTGTTCTTTTGTGAATTTTGGCAATCTTTTTCCAACAATTGATCGCATGCTGTGTGGATAGTCACCACTTGTTAAAGGGTccaaaaacctacaaaacaagaaaattccaAATATTAGCCTAATTATAGCATTATAGATAAATAGTACTGCTAGCTAGGTAGTATCAATGTTACAAGTCATAAGTATACATGATGTAATTGGGTTTATGTATAATTTAATAAGACACTTGCCATCCAAACATAAAATCCAAAGATCGTAAGGCAGCATCTTTATCTTGCTTTGACTCCGAAGCAGGCTCAAACCAGTATGACACCAATGTTATCCCTATCAAGCCTTTCTGAGATGCCTACACAAAAatatgaattttggttgaataaaTAGGAGTTATAGAAAAAGATACAACCTTTAGATTATCTTACTACTGAGAGCATTCCCTCTTGTATTACAACTCAATAATAAAGATTCATATAGAATTCTCGATTAGGAGCCAATAATCTgacccaaaaaacaaaataaaaaaaaaataaaaaaacaattattgaaCCTGATATCTATTCTTGTACAATTCTACAGCTGCTCCATGAGCAAGAAGAATGTGGTGTGTCACCAAGTATGGTTCAATGGCTGAATCTCCACCGGTGCAGTTTAGGTTTTGCCAAGAAGAGCAGCGTCCCGGTGCTAGAGTCCCAACAGCATAACCCATGCTACTAAAAGTATATGGCTCATTTACCGTGAACCAGTGCTTGACTCGATCACCAAATTCCTTATAACAAAGTTCTGCATAGTCTTTAAAATGATCGCTGCAGATACAAATTTATGTTAAGTATATCAGTACGTATTTTATCAAATTATCAACgagaaaataaattttgttcACTTACACAATACGAGGGCTTAAGAAACCACCATATTCATCTTCTAAAGCTTGGGGAACATCCCAATGAAAGAGTGTTACAAACGGCTTTAAACCTATAATACATGATCagtaaaatcaaattaaaagtcTGATTGAATGATGTTCTAAAAATTCATGTAATAATTGTTTAAGGTAGGATAATTAACCATTGCGTAGGAGTTCATTGATGAGATTGTTGTAATAATCAATTCCTTTCCTGTTAACGCCACCACTTAACGTTCCATCTAATTAGaacaaaaataacaagaaaaaaaagggttacCCAGTAGATAACTCGATCACATTACTTTAGTTAATAGTATATAAAGAGAATAATTTTCTTGTAGGAAAAATAATTCTTATGCACAATATTGTCATTGGTCCCAACCAAAAATGAGGACGTCGAGCAACTTACTTGGTAATAATCTGGACCATGAAATAGATAATCTGTAAGCATCCAAATTCATATCCTTCATAATCCCCACATCTTCCTAGAATGACAAAaggttaaaattaaatattgagGATCTCATTAtatattgttctttttttttttttttttttttttttttttgtaaaggcTCCAATTTATAATGTTAACATGTGCCCTTCAAGTATAAAGGGTCGAGAGACAGAGTTATGAGGTTTTAGACCTTATAGCGGTGATATTGATCTATAGCGACATCTCCGTTACTGCCATCATCGATTTTTTCTGCAATTATTAAAAAACATAATGGTGAAATCCATATCATGTGCAAAGTACTTTATATGCGTGCGCACTGAtgaagtatatacatatatgggagactttggatgcggtccctagttatgaacaatctttgactgaaactttgttggttttcaatttttgatccaagtccctaaaattaattgataatttatttctatgtacgttactatattttttaaattaaaaattaaaatttatagttgtttatattaatgagattttaaataaaaaacataatttgtgggattaaaaatattaaaatataaatatactattgtgtgtgtgtgtgtaaacatgggtacattcataaaaaataaccaaaaaattattgtatcaaaacatgggtacattcttcaaaatgggtacatttagcaaaaataaaaatgggtacaaataaattaaaaaatatgggtacaatacaaataaaactttaaaaaatatgggcacaaaaagaaattaatatatgggtacaaattaaaattgaaaggaaaattggtacaaattaaaaaagggttgcaaattaaaaatgggtacaaactaaaaataaaaatatatgacaaaaaatttagccataaatataaatatactaattgtaacatttttaatattaaatgaatatatttataaataaaaaatattttattattgaaataattaatgatattattaatacaaaggaccttgatcaaaaattgaaaagtaataaggttttaatcaatagagtagtaaaaataaggatgaaaacctaattactcctacATATATTGTACATATCACATGACCACGTACTGTTGGTCTCCCAACAAAGTGCATGGCTGTTAGAGAGGTTGGAGTTTACTTGTCGTCACGAAGAAAAGAATGAGGTGCTATTTCTACTCCTTTGAAATGAAGTAGCAAAAGTTttcatattaccaattgattAAATCACAGACCTGGATGTTTGTGGGTGAAGGTATCCCATATGCTTGGTCCTCTTCCATCTTCTTTTACTGCACCTTCATACTGAAatacacacacatgcatatACGTAAGAGTACTACTACACACGCAAGGAAGATGACAACATTATAATTCATGCATGGATGCTAGCTGCATGTATAAAATACACCAAAAATGTGGTAAATAAAGAcagaagatatatatatacatatatatactgaCCTGGTAAGATGCAGAACCTGTGCCAAATATGAACCCTGGTTCAAAACTGCTGCGATTGAGAAATTCGCAATGAACAGGCGGATCTGTATTAGTTGCTTTGCCATTTGTCAATGCAAAGCCAATGAGTAGCAGCACACCAAAGAGCAAAGATCGTGAATATTTCATTGCCATAACTTGGGAGTTTTGATATCGATCGAGATAATTAAGTTATCTCCTCCGGGAATATTGCATGGGGTTTATATAGAGAAAGGGAGGAAGGGATATGGTGTCTACGTACTAGCTCATGAGAATAATAAAGGgttaaaatttgtaaacaaaattggcTTTGAAAGTCCTAGTTTAAAGACCAAGTCAAGgtatgtttcaaaaaaaaacaaaagaccaAGTCATGGTGTGTAGTTTAAAAGAAATCACGTTTCATGCACCCAAAAGTTGCGTATATACGTACGTAAAACAATGGATGATCCTTGCGTTCTACCTATGAGGAATGCACATATTCTACAAATTTTATATTGTGATCGTTCAGTTTCTTAATCTTTATTTCAAAATCATCTAAACAAAAAGAATTATTTGAATCTGAGATAGTTTAgtcatttaaatatatgaaccCAATCGACAGTGTTGATACTAAGTAAAAGACTTATATTGAACTATTCATTTTATTGATATATTTGGATCACTAAACAGTCTTCAATTTGAATAGTTTTTTGTATATATGATATTcaaattaagattaaaaaattaataactcaTTCAAACAGTAGAAAACTATTTGACTCGCAAAAAAGTAGAAAATTTTGACCAGAATTCTTTATGTAAGTACATAACCGATAAAGATGAAGAATTTAATCttgatctttttcttcttgttagAGTTTTAGTATTGAATCGGTAAACCCAGTGGTTTTGTGAAATTGTCCTTCCACTCTAATTAAGAAGGCATCGGGATAGCTAGGTTCTCAAGTTGGCTATTTTGCTCCTAAAGATTGTGAAAGGATTCCATTGGGGTGGCTTTTTCGAAGGTTTGGACACCCTTCAAAGTATGGTGGTTACACATTCTTCTTGCTAGTACAAGAATGAGAATAGTAAAGGgttaaaatttgtaaacaaaattggcTTTGAAAGTCCTAGTTTAAAGTCCAAGTCATGGTCTGTAATTTAAAAGAAAGCACGTTTCATGTACCCAAAAGTTGTTTACGTACGTAAAAGAATGGATAATACTTGCGTTCCACCTATGAGGAATGCACATATTCTACAAATTTTATATTGTGATCGTTCAGTTTCATAATCTTTCCTTGCAGATCatctaaacaaaaacaattatatGAATATGAGATCGTTTAatcatttaaatatatgaaccCAATCGACAGTGTAGACACTAAGTAAAAGATTTATAGCGAACTATTCATTTTATTGATACATTTGGATGACTAAACGGTCTTTAATTTGAGTAGTTTTTTGTATATATGATATTCAAATtaagattaagaaattaataacttatactacaaaaatacattatttataaaaaaaaaatattccttGAGTTGAAAAGTAAGATAATGTACACAACAATTCGATCGATCTCATCTTAATTTGAAATGATCAATCCTTGAGTTACCCTTGAGTTTTCCAGCAAAAGAAAATGTTTTCTGTATTCGGAAACAAAGAGTCATTTATCTGCATGTTTATATTATGTCTGTCCAACTGTTGAAGGGCATAACTTTTGAAGTTGAATATGGACGATTAGCTACAGAGACTTATTCAAACTACAGAAAACTATTTGACACAACAAAAAAAGTAGAAATTTATGACCGTAATTCTTTACGTAAGTACATAATCGATAAAGATGAAGAGTTTAATCTTGATCTTTTACTTCTTGATAGAGCTTTAATATTGAATCCGTGAACCCAATGGCTTTGTGAAATTGTTTTTCCACGCTAATTAAGAAGGCATCGAAATAGCTAAGTTCTCAAATTGGCTATTTCGCTCCTAAAGATTGTGAAAGGATACCATTAGGGTGGCTTCTTCTTGGTAGTACAAGAAATTGATTAGCTGTTTCAAGAGACTGGTTTTTTATTAGCTTAcatctatttattttgatttaatatttttttacaattcaaaaacacaaaattttgacCCCCCtctaatttttctaatttttttctttatttgaattTTCGGGACTTATATTGAATTTTAATGTGTCTCACAACCTGAAGGGATTGGGAGGGAGGATCATTTCATTTTTGGGTATAGAACGAATAGGTTCAGGAGATGAGAGAATTAAGGATACCCACCAGAAACACTAATCCAATGCATAATGATGTGCCGAAAAATGGAACATTTTTGTTACCCCACCAACCCTCAGGAGAAGCAAATGCGACACGTACACTAATCAGTAAATTAAAGAAGTAGCATTTAATGCAGAAATAGCCAAGAGGAAAGCAATAGTCATGTTTCTAATCCTCCAATCTACCAACAAAAGAATTATACCATTTGATCCCTTTATCAACCAAAAAATTGTACGCCTTATATACTGCTTTTGGGAAACCTTCTCAACAACTAAGAGATCCATTCGCTGAACAAGGGGACTAGTTGACTTATGGATCCTCCCAATATTGGGAGGATCCGTACTTCAGTTGAGCTAATGACAAATCATTTCACCATTTTAGTTGGAACTTTAGGCGGTTCTCGAAAAAAGATAGCGAAAAAAATTATTCCTAGAGTTGAGACTAAAAGGAATGTTTAAACCAATGCTTCCATAGATTCGATCGTGGTTTACAATTATAGCTTCCATACCTGTTTATTTGGGATCGTCTCCCGGATAAATAAAGAAGAAGAGTCAAAGAAAAGGCAGTGATTCAAATCTAGATTTATCTGGTACCCCAtctaaaaatcacaaaaagaaaataaaaaagaagagtaACAAGTAACAAAACATATTGTATCAGACTACGTGTCTTCTTGTAGTTGGATGTCCAAGCTTTTGGAATGCTCCGAATTCCAGTTGAGCATCTAAATCTGGATCAATACCAGCAAAAACATCTCGAAACAAGGTTCTAACTCCATGCCAAATGGATTTATTTTTTGTCCCATAATCCCCCACTACTATATAAATCGTGCAATGTGACATCTGTCTGTatggtttttttattcattCGATTTTTTTTAAGCATAACATAATATAGCGTATTTgtataatttataatataaaatattcttCCTTTAAGCATTCCTCGGCTCTGATTTATTGAATTTCCTTTTAtctatttcttcatcttcatcgaAACATATATCTTTCAATGCAATAGTTATATGACAAGTAGATCTTTTTGTAGGATAACCCCATCCTCGAGCCAGGggctttcattttttcacagtTGCGTGTTACAGATAGCACCAGCCACAAGGACCACTCTTGTGTTATAACTAATATAAGATAAAATTAGGTaatgcaataaaattaaagaaggGAGCGACGTTGAATTAAGAAAAATGATTGAAGAATTGTTATTTTATAGGTTAATAGGTTATTTATCGTTGTCATATTCcccaaagtttatgttttggaCTGTTTAAAATGTTCTAGTTAACGTAGCAATGATCCTGTTAGTTTTGGCTCATTATGTATGGATTCGAAGGGAACAACGAGACTTACATAAGTAAATGAGCACATGGGGATTTGGCAAAGTAATCACGTCTAAATAGacaaaatatagatttaagagCTTTAGGAAAATTGGATAtttgttgtttgtaccatacttcgTCACTCccaaaactaccgagcaccggtcaactaTGTACCTTCAAGGATCCACTAAAGAGTTGACGTGGAGACACCCTTGCCAAAGCACACGAGTTCCTCTCCAATCAAGAAACCAATAAAAAaacgacacatgtcaacgtcAGAATAAAGCTCCTAGAGACCCAGATCAATTGTGGACAGGATCCGAAAACTTTCCTCATCTATAAAATGAGACCGTTCTCCTGCAATTAATCTGtaatgtcattattgtacttaaactcgtcattagaactcactaatgatgattatgcttaaacctatgtattgtgtaaactcttcactATTAATAAGAACTCATATACCCGCATGGACGTAACCTAACTTAGgttgaaccacgtacatcttgtgtttgcttccctaccTCTATCTTTTTACATATTATCCTCACAAGGTGACCAAAGCAACCTtgcgaaggtcataaacttgTCACTTAACGTTGTTCCAAAGTCTAACTGATTTTGcgtatcaacatttggcaccgtttgtgggaacgacactgaTTCCTACTCTTACCAGCTTTGTCAGACTGGTTTCTATTTGATAAAGCGTCgttctccaacatggggagtgaaggaagGCACAACATGCAGAAAAACACCATTTGCATGCCTAGCGTGAGGCAGCGAATGAGGGAAAGGAACAAGCCTGTTCTTCAAACTAAAGTCCAAGAGGTTAGAACtcagaataaaagaaaatggtgatacggaatgagatcctccaagaacAGTATGTGAAGCTcttcgagatgcttcacgaaGCTATACCGACTCAATCTCAAGAGTCATTGCCTTCATGACAGCGGATCAACACATAGGTACCCACGCAAAGTTTCACATGTCTTCTTAATAAGGAATGGCCTTCTACCCAAGATATTGATCAACacgagacttctctcaacccaggtGCTTCAAACCAAAACAAGATAATTGGAAGACGACATCTCCTTGCAACAGGATTGGAATGATCAAAAGCTGGTTATCGCGACTGTCAAGACCTCTTGAGGCATcgtaaaaaaaaacctatccaTATAGACTCAAGGATCATTGACCCCAAGGGTCATCGAAGGAATCAATCCCTTACCATAACCAAGGTCAACTACTAACCTAAGGAAGAAACGACAAGACTTAGAGGGACAAGAAGGTGTTTGGGTCTCGAGGAACTTCTAACCGGAATTTCCTTGAAGCCAGTATGGTGAATCCAAAAAAAAGTCACATACTCTTGACCAAACTTCTCCACTTCCAAGAAATGATGGAAACTTACGAAGCAGGGTTCCAGTAGTGCCTGACTCCACTTAGGACCCCCTTATCCTACAGCTTTTTGAGGAAGTGAACAGACTAAAGGCCAAACGCCATGCCAAGGTACCTAACTTGACGAGGCCAGGCCCTCTGACAAGAAGGATCTTTGGCACCCCTTTAAAAGGAGAAACAAAACAGAAGATTGGTTTGCTATCGTAAATTGGGAGGGAAGATCCAAATGAGCATATCCATCTATTTGAatccaccatggtataccgaGGCATAGTAATGAAGAGCGATGTCTCATTTTCCCCTTCATTCTATATGTGGGAGCTCTCAATTAGTATTGTCGTCTTCAACCTGATATAATAAATTCTTTCACTAATCTTAAGAGACTTTTTGTGGTGCAACGCATCTTCTAGGCTGATTGCTTACACTCCGCCAAACATTTATACACCATTCTTCAGAAGTCAAACTAGTCATTGTGTGAATATGCCCGTAGCTTCAGCCACGAGCATTCTTTTTGAACTGTGGTAGATTATAAACAACACTCAGGGCCTTCAAAATAGGTGTCAACATACACTTTTTCCCTTCAGCATGtgttacaatgtgcctcgacaacTCGTCATTATTCTCACCCACTTGGTTATGAAGCAACTCACCTtcgtatcaccaaccaggtgataattTTTTCCTTTGGCTACTTACCACCCTTTCCACCAACTAGGTAATGAAGGAACTTACCTTTGTCCACTaactaaatgatgaaaagtACAACCAGTGCTCCACTCTTTTCAGTAACCAAGTAATGAAGGAACTCACTTTATATCACCATGCAGTATGAAGCGTTATTAACATCTCTTTCAACTGTACCAGAAGGTCAAACATTGTAGTACATACAAGGAGACCGAAGACTCTCATCAACTATAAAAGGAGACCGTTCTCGTACAATTAATTCCTAATATCATTATTGCGCTTAAACTCGTCATTAGGActcactaatgatgattatgcttaaACTTAGGTCTTGTGTAAAatcttcactattaatgagGACTCCTCTACCCTCGTGGACGTAACCCAATTTaaggtgaaccacatacatcttgtgttgcTTTCCTACCTCTATCTCTTTAATTATGATCCTCAACAGGTAACCGGAGCAACCTcgcgaaggttacaaacttgacactttacgttgttccaatgtctcactgattttgtgcatcaacatttgtaAATAATTTGCTACAAGCAATTGAGCCCGTGCGATTTGTTTTAAAACTGTGTTAAATAGGTGGAATATATTAAAATCTATTAGCATCCTTCTGTTcaacaaagaataaaaaaattgacGTTTGTAATATATAGCATAAGTTTTGAAACTCTTTAATTCTTCTAAGTAAATTTGACAAATACGTACAGTCCAATCTTCGACCAATTCAAGCGtatgctttttcttttcttcaatcAAATTTGTCATGTCACCCAAGGTCGTATGCAAAGTTAGCTAATTGAAAACATTTGCGTTAAGTTGTGCAGAAAGTTAAGTACgctttaattgaaaaaaaaatcactaataCAATTAggcaagaaggagaaggagataaTCTTGAGGAGCTAGAAATATTTTGACTTCAACAAGAAGATATTGACAAGGTTTTACATACGTACCCGTAAGCTCCAAGTTGTGGTATCAactccgaaaaaaaaaaatggtcccGAATAACAGTATAGAAATGTTTTAGTCCatcttaaacttttttttttgtgacctTGCTTATTATTGTACTTATTAACAATTACTACTATGTCGAGGCGAGTTTCTTTACAACAGGaccaagaaaaataataactaaTTACAATGTGGTATTTATTCCTGAACCCCAACTGGGACCGAAACTGTTTATGACTATAAATAAGTTATTCCTTTATATAGAGATGTTTTACTGTAGCATTCACATGTCTTATTATTGAATTATTGAATCTCAAAGAATACTTACATTATTGAAAGGAAATACAAATGCAAAAGGAATTGaaatacaaatacataaaaaggaaaattatccACTTAAATGTTTATAATCAACaataaatttcttttaatttcttcaattcttcttaagcaaatttttgaaccaatgTGCTGAGAGTTTTGGGTGTCTTTTCAGCCCATCATTATAATCCACGTAGTTTAAACCAAATCGGACGGTGTATCCAGAATTCCATTCAAAGTCGTCCAACAATGTCCATGGAAAGTATCCCTTCACTTTCGCACCATTTCTGCACACACATACACCAATGTTCAAATGGATTAGGTCAATATAATGATTAAATAACAATAACTTAAGAAGGCTAGGCAGTATATAaccttaattaatttgttaataaCTACTTACTTGATCGCCGCTTGAAGGTAACATAGGTGACGGTAGTGGTAGTCAATTCTACCGGTATCAAGAAGAGCCTCTTCAATTGATAGTTCTGGATTATTCAACTCTGATACACCTACGTACATATTATtgcacaaaaaattaaatttagttttttcctctaaaaatataaa
Proteins encoded in this region:
- the LOC126594468 gene encoding beta-glucosidase 12-like, which produces MAMKYSRSLLFGVLLLIGFALTNGKATNTDPPVHCEFLNRSSFEPGFIFGTGSASYQYEGAVKEDGRGPSIWDTFTHKHPEKIDDGSNGDVAIDQYHRYKEDVGIMKDMNLDAYRLSISWSRLLPNGTLSGGVNRKGIDYYNNLINELLRNGLKPFVTLFHWDVPQALEDEYGGFLSPRIVDHFKDYAELCYKEFGDRVKHWFTVNEPYTFSSMGYAVGTLAPGRCSSWQNLNCTGGDSAIEPYLVTHHILLAHGAAVELYKNRYQASQKGLIGITLVSYWFEPASESKQDKDAALRSLDFMFGWFLDPLTSGDYPHSMRSIVGKRLPKFTKEQSKLLNGSFDFLGINYYTARYATSTPKNNSLQASFVTDPQADLTTELNGVLIGPQTALDWLYVYPKGIHDLVLYTKEKYNDPLIYITENGVSELNNPELSIEEALLDTGRIDYHYRHLCYLQAAIKNGAKVKGYFPWTLLDDFEWNSGYTVRFGLNYVDYNDGLKRHPKLSAHWFKNLLKKN